From the Diospyros lotus cultivar Yz01 chromosome 13, ASM1463336v1, whole genome shotgun sequence genome, one window contains:
- the LOC127788716 gene encoding uncharacterized protein LOC127788716, producing the protein MAKLFLNQAKNYAAGRPGYPEELFRFIASKTSCHDLAWDVGTGSGQAAASLGGIYKNVIATDTSQKQLDFAPKLPNVRYHCTPPTISMADLTANIAAPASLDLVTIAQALHWFDLPTFYQQVKCVLKRPEGVIAAWCYTIPRVNDRVDSIFQPFYSDSYPFWERARKLVDDKYTGIDFPFEPVDGEDHTGPFEFTSKRAMGLDDFLTYIRSWSAYQTAKEKGVELLTDDVINNFKRAWSEDGHDQKVVKFPVHLRIGRLGN; encoded by the exons atggcaaaATTGTTCTTGAACCAAGCGAAGAATTACGCCGCCGGCCGGCCAGGTTACCCGGAAGAGCTTTTCCGATTCATCGCGTCCAAAACCTCCTGTCATGACCTTGCATGGGATGTCGGCACCGGCAGCGGCCAAGCCGCAGCATCC TTGGGTGGGATCTACAAGAATGTGATAGCCACAGACACCAGCCAGAAGCAGCTTGATTTTGCACCAAAGCTCCCCAACGTGCGCTACCACTGCACCCCTCCCACCATTTCCATGGCCGATCTCACAGCCAACATTGCAGCCCCGGCAAGCCTTGATCTTGTCACCATAGCCCAAGCTCTGCACTGGTTCGACCTCCCCACCTTCTACCAACAAGTCAAATGCGTGCTCAAGCGACCTGAAGGAGTCATCGCGGCATGGTGTTACACCATCCCTCGAGTCAATGACAGGGTCGACTCCATCTTCCAGCCATTTTACTCGGACTCCTATCCCTTCTGGGAACGTGCACGCAAGCTTGTGGATGACAAGTACACGGGGATCGACTTCCCATTTGAGCCCGTGGATGGAGAGGATCACACTGGACCGTTTGAGTTTACTTCTAAGAGGGCAATGGGATTGGATGACTTCTTGACATACATAAGGTCATGGTCAGCTTATCAGACTGCAAAAGAGAAAGGGGTCGAGCTACTGACAGATGATGTGATAAACAATTTCAAGCGAGCTTGGAGTGAAGATGGTCATGATCAGAAGGTGGTCAAGTTCCCAGTTCACTTGAGGATTGGAAGACTCGGAAATTAA
- the LOC127788715 gene encoding AUGMIN subunit 1 translates to MSDMISGANPPVAEAKSGGFDASRIAEVKAWLASQFDAAGKDIPDFEYTPRSIAHLHSLATLSRAKTQAAEIVANDFRQKAAEYRSQAARIREILENVGLAQDSLPSNVVTSAQVLANVANLLNIRDTELSSFLVAMGDISLRKTGVEEKRVKVQKESKILLDYTRKAIARLTYLKRTLAQLEDDVAPCESQMENWKTNLAIMVSKERQYLQQYSNYKAILNRVGYTPEISHGMLVEMAEHRKDLEKKTKPILDTLRSYQDLPPDKALAALAIEDKKRQYAAAEKYLEDVLQSALATAE, encoded by the exons ATGAGTGATATGATTTCTGGAGCCAATCCGCCGGTAGCCGAAGCCAAGAGTGGTGGGTTTGATGCTAGTCGAATTGCAGAAGTGAAAGCGTGGCTTGCTTCTCAATTTGATGCAGCTGGAAAAGATATCCCTGATTTCGAGTACACGCCTCGAAGTATTGCTCATTTACACAGCCTTGCTACGCTCTCCCGAGCCAAAACTCAAGCTGCAGAAATTGTTGCAAATGATTTCCGCCAAAAAGCTGCTGAGTATCGTTCTCAAG CTGCAAGGATTAGAGAGATTTTGGAGAATGTGGGATTGGCACAAGACAGTTTGCCATCTAATGTGGTCACATCGGCACAAGTTCTTGCAAATGTGGCAAATTTGTTGAATATTAGAGATACTGAACTAAGCAG TTTTCTTGTAGCAATGGGGGATATTTCTCTAAGGAAGACAGGTGTAGAGGAGAAGAGGGTTAAAGTTCAGAAAGAGTCAAAAATTCTTCTTGATTACACTAGAAAGGCAATAGCCAGGCTGACTTATTTAAAAAG AACACTTGCACAACTTGAGGATGACGTAGCTCCTTGTGAATCTCAAATGGAGAATTGGAAGACAAACTTGGCTATTATGGTTTCTAAGGAGAGGCAATATCTGCAACAATATTCCAACTATAAG GCTATACTCAACCGTGTGGGCTACACCCCTGAGATTAGCCATGGTATGCTGGTGGAGATGGCAGAGCACAGGAAGGatttggagaagaaaacaaagccCATCCTTGACACCTTGAGGAGCTACCAAGACTTGCCTCCT GACAAAGCCTTGGCTGCATTAGCAATCGAGGACAAGAAAAGGCAATATGCTGCTGCTGAGAAGTACCTTGAAGATGTCCTGCAGTCAGCGCTTGCCACTGCTGAGTGA